Sequence from the Neomonachus schauinslandi chromosome 9, ASM220157v2, whole genome shotgun sequence genome:
taaatatttttgaagctggcgtttctatttcttttggattttttaatgtaaggttgtttggggtggggagggcattaGTTATACCTGGATGATAATCTTCTGTCTTTGAGTTGGTTTAGGGTTAGAGTTTATtttgtggagggttttttttttttcttttgatgtaataaaattttaaatggaaatgaagTTGGTGGTGGTAATAATTCAATGATCTTCTGAGACAGAGTCCCCAGGCATTTCCTGTCTTCGTCAGGAGGTCTTCGGTTGCCAGGTTCCTTCCAGGATGGCATTCCCAAGGCCCTTGCTCTGTCCCAGGGACCCAGTGCCAGCTACACTCAAACAACTCTCTCGAgttgtgggtgggtgggggagggggagggttggTTTTTAACTACCTCTCATTTTGAACCAAaaactttctcatttcttcagtgAAGTCGCCAAGTGTTCATTGAGTTCCTGCTCTGTGCCCTGCACCGAGAGCCTGCAGACTAGCTAGGAAGAACCTCATCACTGCCAGGTGGGAAGGCAGATGACAGACAGGACTTAGCTGAGAGGAGGGAGGCAAAGGCAGAGTGGTTCTCCAAGGTCTGGTCAGCCAAGGCTTCTGGCACTGGGACAGCTGGTACCAAATGGGAAAGGAAGCGATTGGCTGAGCCTGTGGAGAGATGCCAGGGGGACTTAGGAAAGCAGCCAGCCAGATCCAAGGGGTTTGACAGGAGGGACTAGGACATGAGGCAGGGTCCCCTCAGCTGCACGGAGCTGAATGAGAGGACCTTGTCTAGTCGGAGGACTAGGAAGGCTGTTGAGTGAGGACAAAGGAGGAAGCAGGTACGGTAGGGACACGTCTGCTGGTGATTTGGGTTAATTGCGGGAGGAAGTTGATGGGATTAGACCCAGTCCTTGCTTGGAATGCCTCCTCTGTGGGCAGCCCTCCCAGCTGCCTGTCCTGGAGCGGCATAACTCCAGAGCCAGCACTTCTGACAGACAtgggcggggagcgggggggggggggggggcgggggttgttAAGACATCATCCTCCACCATCTGGGACACGTGAGGACACAGGCAGGCAAGATGCCTCCACTCCCAGTCCCGGCCTGGCCCCAACACTCCTCATCTGTGGCTGGCATTTTTCTAGACTGAGGCTGGAGGTGCACCAGTCATGGGGGCACAGATACTTGGCTCTAAGTTCTAGGTCAGCAGCCACTAAagagctgtgtgtccttgggcaagtcatttaacctatTTAGCactttttgagaaaagaaaaaaaaaaaaaaaaaagagggttgaACCTAATCTCAAAGGGTTCCTCAATCTCTCAGCCCAAGATTGTCCCCAGAGAGTGAAGGCAAAACTGGGCAGAGGCCAGTCTTATGCAAGAGGCTGTTctccgggacgcctgggtggctcagttggttaagcggctgccttcggctcaggtcatgatcccagggtcctgggattgagtcccacatcgggctccttgctcagcggggagcctgcttctccctctgcctgcctctccccctgcttgtgttctgactctctctctgacaaataaataaataaaatctttaaaaaaaaaaagaggctgttCTCCAGGTCTCAAATCCACTCTTTTGCACCCCTTCTTCCCCAACATACACACTTTTCCTTTCCATGGGCTGCCAGCATATTCTCCATGTTGCCCCATTCCAGCAAGTCCAGCCCTCCCAAAACCCCTCTCGCTCTATGGAGACACTCATTCCCATCCCATCCATCACCAGCAGTCCCCCTCCTCCCATAAGTGACACGTGCGGATCTTTTTAACCTGGTCAATGGGCAAATGTGGGTCTCCTCCAGAGCAACAAGCATTTATGTTCAACCCGGGCCTTTACCCTCTCTTAACCCTGTCAGTCACTTTAATGGTAAGAATTCATATGCTCTGACCTTAGGGAATTTGGGGGGGTCACCGAAATCATAGCTGCATAAGCATTCATTTGTTAGTCACACAACACACCTTATAACCACTGTGTCCAAGGAGTTTGCTATGTGCTGTGAGAATAGCAAACTTATTCCTGAATTTTACGAGTCAGCACAGATTTCAAATACTTTGTTCCATTGTTTCCATAAAAATATTCGTACTCGACAATCCACCGTTCCTTAATTTTAATTCAGGCAATATGGTCACCACAGCTGAAGAGGTCCAAAAAATGGATCTGACCCTACCCTCAAGAAGGAAAGAGTCTACagggaaagaaggcaagaatgCTCCTGGCACCTACGTGCTGCTGACTGCCCACAGCCTGGAGCCGTGGCAGGCCGGAGCTGAATGTGCCAGAACCCCAGAGCCTGAGCAGTGCCTGCTACTTCTGTGCCCAAAAATGCCTGTCAAACTGAGGCATCAGAGGAGGCTGCAGACAGCGTGTCTGCTTAGGACACCCAGATAAACCACGGGAGGTGGTCGGAGGAAGGGCAGAAGACTGAACATTGACTGAGACCAGTTGCTCTCTATACATTCTCTTATTCAGCGTTTCATTAAACAATCCGACAAAGTAGATGTTACTACTGCCATTTTACAAgtaaggttaaataacttgcccgaGGGCACCAAACTGGGACATGACAGGGGCAGGCTTTAAGCCCAGGTCTCTCGGACACTTCACCGCAGCCATGCTTGGCTGACTCCCTGTTGGAAGGACTTGGTGAAGGAGGTGACCTTTGAACTGAGGCCTGTTACAAAGTCACTTAAGATAATATGCCCGCATTGTTTCGGTTAATGCAAACAGGTAGCAGCTGAAGcagcaaggaggaaaaaaagagcctGCTGACGGTGGGGAGGGCTTCTTTCCACTCCTGAGCAACTCCACAGAACCCAAGAATTCCCCAGCTCTTGTCTGgcactgccctccccacccctgctcctgtccagtcccccctcctcccctgcccagacATCCAGAATGCCGCCTGCCCCCACCAAACCCCTCGGTTACTGGGAAACGTGATGTCAGTACTCCAGCAACGTCAGCCACCAGCTTGGGAGGTGAGGGATCCGACGGAGATTACTTATCTCCCCGTGGCCCCagcctttctcatttcctgccGGCTCTATTTGCACacttccctgcttcctccagcACCCCGTTCACTCGCTACTGACgctgtcttcccctccccccggcGGTGGACTGAGGGCAAACAGGGCTCTCTGAGTCACACAGCTCCCCCTTTCTCTATCCCTTCTTGCCTGGGGGTTTCAAGAACTAGCCCACTGCCCTTTCTCTCGAGATCAATGCTGCATCCTTGTCTAACCTTCGGCGGTTCGGCCTTTCAGCCTTgttcccctccttttttctttttttttttaaaagattttatttatttattcatgagagacagagagagagagagagaagcaggctcccaaggagcagggagcctgatgtgggactcgatcccaggaccctgggatcacgacctgagccgaaggcagacgcttaaccatctgagccacccaggcgccctcccctcctTTATAAGGCGGAGATAAAATGCCCTTGGTCTTGCTTCCCTTCCTACTTAACTCACAGGGAAATGGTCAACATGGCAATGTGAATGTTTCAATAAGCAAAAAAAGCACAACCCCAGAAAATGCCAGGCCTTAGCCATCATCACTACTTCAAAGTCGGAGAGGGCTAGAATTTCTCCTCATTGAGACAGGGTCCTGGCCCCAGTCCTCTCGGCCTGCCCACTCTCCCAATAACCGCACTgcaagcccccaccccaccatgattccccttcctcctttgGGAGGCCCAGCAGGGTCCTGCCCTTGCCAGGGCTGTGGCAGGCTGCCCCCTGCCGACCACCGGATGCCTGACCACGGCGGCCCCTCTACTCCCGAATTCTGGACCAATATTGCCACCTGGTGGTCAACAGAGGCACTCCTACCAAACTGAAGTAATTCAGCTCTGGTACCTGTTCAACACAAGGTCCTTTgaaagggagaggagatggaAACCTCCCCGTCTGGTCCCTGAGATCTGTCTCCAGGATGCACACAGATCTCCCCATGCCAGGTCAGGGCTCTCAGAGAAAGTACCTCAAACTGTGCCCAGAAAGCTCCTGGGgttggtggggtggtggggagcgagggagggaggaagatgcTAACTGGACGGGTAACTAGCCTGACGTGGAGGCAGCCCTGTCTGCACCTGCATACTTCATTTTAGCGTTCAATGCCACCTATAACCCCTCCGCATCTGTCCCCAGTATGGCCCGGTCCTTGGTGTACCCTACTTATTAaaccttctggcctccatggggTGTTCACAGCATTGACCGGTGATCAAAGAGCCGGTGACACATTTCTGTGTCCTCTCCTTTTCTGGACCTATAGTCCCTTTTATAGGTGAAATTCAAGGTAAAAACAGAGCCACAGCCCTGCCTCTAACAGGAGAGGGTGGGGAGTtcccagaggaaaaagaaaagggaagggagagggggccCAGCATGAGACCTGAAGTGCCGAGCACTGGCTTCTCCTGGAGACCCTGAAACAGTCCCAGGAAGAGGTGATGACAAAAGAGAAGGCTTCTCAAGCCTCACAAGAGGAAGTGGACCCAAGAGACACGCATCGAGGTCAGAGAACGGCCATGCAGAAGGAAAGACAGCAAACCGAGCTGCAGGGAGTGCCTGAGCCCTGCGGCCCCAAGGCACAGGAAACAGAGCAGAGCCCCAGGACCAGAGCAGGGGGGCAGAGTGCCAACCTGAGGTTCTGGCAGTGCAGAGCAGCTGGAAGAGAGAGCCCTGGAGCCACCAGGGGAGTGCGGCTGTCGGCCCCTGGGGCAGCGGCCTGCCTGGGCCTGGGGCACGGGGGCCCAAGTCCTGAGCAGGTGCCTCAGCCGAGCCTTGGCAGTCAGCGACAGTGCCAGGCTGCTAGGGCCACCCCCGGCTAGAAGCCCCCACAAGAATGTTCGGGCTATTGCACAAAAACCTAGCAAATGAGCATGCTCTGCACCACAGGACCCCGTGTAGGGCTTGGTCCCAGAACCTATCACTATAACCCCCTCAAACAACGCTCCCTGGCCTGCACCCAAAAGAatgccctgggggtggggctacAGAAGGAACCGACTGCCCCTGGGGGTAGGTGGAGCCCAGCCTTgcgggggacagagagggaggcgTGTCAAGGGAGGAGCTCAGATCAGGCTGGGGGTCGGCACTAGAAGAGGGTTTTCTCTGTTCATTCCGACTTGGCACCTCATTCTGCACAGAACTTTTTGGAAGTCGGAGGGAGGAGGACACTCAGAGTGAGGTGTTTCCCTCAGCGAGGACTCTGGAATCCCCTGGACTCAAGAGGGAGGGGGGCATTCCCAGAAGCATCAGCTCCCAGGCACCTCAGAACCCTGGCTTGGACCCTGACCAAAGAGTGCTCCCAACTGCTAAATAGGCCAGGGGCCCCGTTTCTCTCAGCCCTGCATCGCTCCCTAAGGGGtgagccctgcccctccctgagtcactccagggagagagggggaaaaaagggaagagaaaagaggcattgactacagaggaaggaaaaggaaacagcagaggagggaggagagaggccaCGCAGGAGTGGGTGACAGAGGAGAGCGGAGAGGGCAGATCTAGGGCAGATCTAGGGCAGGGGGAGATAGGGAGAGGGCAGGCAGAGCATCCCAGAGGGTGCCCCAAGAGCAGGGCGGCAGGGGCGGGGAGCCGAGGGGGCGGGCCGGCCATGTCCCACGGGACCTACTACGAGTGTGAGCCCCGGGCTGGCCAGCAGCCACTCGAGTTCTCAGGGGGCCGAGCGGGGCCCGGGGAGCTGGGGGACATGTGTGAGCATGAGGCCTCCATAGACCTCTCCGCCTACATAGAGTCTGGGGAGGAGCAGCTCCTCTCCGACCTCTTCGCTGTGAAGCCGGCACCTGAGGCCCGAGGCCTTAAGGGACCCGGGACCCCCGCCTTCCCCCACTACCTGCCGCCTGACCCGCGGCCCTTCGCCTACCCCCCACACACCTTCGGCCCTGACAGGAAGGCCTTGGGGCCTGGCATCTACAGCAGCCCAGGGAGCTACGACCCCAGGGCTGTGGCCGTGAAGGAGGAGCCCCGGGGGCCGGAGGGCGGCCGAGGGGCCAGCCGCGGCGCCTACAATCCTCTGCAGTACCAAGTAGCACACTGCGGGCAGACGGCCATGCACCTGCCCCCGGCCCTGGCGGCACCCAGCCAGCCCCTGCGCGTCCTCAAGGTAAGAGCAGGTCCGATCTCGTCCCTGCCGCGCCGGCGCTGGAGGGGGGCCCCCGCGCCGGTGCCCTGCGCTCCCGCTTACGCTAACGAGTCCGTGTTTGGTGTTGCTCTGCGAGGCCGACCCACCCCCAAACCCTCTGTGCTCACCACCCCCACGACCCCTCCTTGCTTCTCTGTCAACCCCCTCTCATCCTGAACCCCACCATGCGGCTGGGATCCATGGTGTCGCACAGCCCCTGTGGCCAGCTCACCTGCCCAGACCTCGGGTCCCAGCGGCTTCTCTGCGGCCCATCAGCCCCTTCCTCTTGTTTCTCTGCCGCCCGCTTCTAGAAGAGGAAACGCCCGCAGGTCGTAGGGCTGGAGACTCGAGGGAGACTGAGGGAAACTGTCCTCAGACGGTGTGGGAACGTGGAAGGGACTTCGGGTCAGAGCAGGGCACCCTCGGCACGCGGCAGGGCAATGCCGGCTCCGGCTCCCGGATCTCTTTGCTGCCCGAGCGCGCTCCGGCCCGGCCTCCACCCCGCTTCCTGGCCGGCCCTCACCTCTcgtccctctgtgcctccccctccAGGCCCCTGTGGCCGCCGCCGCAcccccctgcagccccctcctCAAGGCGCCATCCCCAGCTGGCCCCTCGCACAAAGGCAAGAAGGCGGTGAACAAGGACAGCCTGGAGTACCGGCTGCGGCGGGAGCGGAACAACATCGCCGTGCGCAAGAGCCGAGACAAGGCCAAGAGGCGCATCCTGGAGACTCAGCAGAAGGTGCTCGAGTACATGGCAGAGAACGAGCGCCTCCGCAGTCGTGTGGAGCAGCTGACCCAGGAGCTGGACACCCTTCGAAACCTCTTCCGCCAGATCCCCGAGGCCGCCAACCTCATCAAGGGCGTGGGGGCCTGCAGCTAAGCCCTGCTGGCAGACTGTGGcaccagcctcccccacccccccaccccggcccagcCTGACCCTGGGGATCCCTACCCTGCTGGGGCCCTAGAGCCGCTCACAGGCCAAGCCTGAGACAGAGACCACGGACAAACGGCAGCGGTCGGCAAGGGAAGAGGGCGGACCCCAGCATAATGAATCTGTGGCTGAATAAAATTGCACTATGACTCGGTAATGGGCCTGCACACTGGGCCTGGgcgttgcggggggggggggggggggggggggNNNNNNNNNNNNNNNNNNNNNNNNNNNNNNNNNNNNNNNNNNNNNNNNNNNNNNNNNNNNNNNNNNNNNNNNNNNNNNNNNNNNNNNNNNNNNNNNNNNNggggggggggggggggggggggggggggggggggggggggttgcatgTGTGACATGGGGGCTTCAAGGGCAGGGAATGCATGTTGCTGGGTCTGCATACCTCTTGGTTCCATGCCCAAATGAATATCCAAGAATACAGATACACTGCCCACAGCTTTCCCCCAACACACCACACGCCAGGCTGGGTGTCTGTCACTCTactcttctctccccctgcccccaccccagcctgctcTATCCTTCTGGATGATGAAGGCACCCCACCCCCGCAACCCCACTGGACCGGGAGCAGCCTCTGGATACTTCCCTAACAGAGTTCTGTGGCTTGTGGGGAGATCCCAGTGCCACCCAGTCCCTTATGCCTAAGCCTGCTGACCCCAGCACCTGGAAATATAGGTCTGGGAGCTCCTGTCAGCTTCCAGACGGCTCTGCCATATTCAGAGTCCCCTAGCTCTGAATCCGGGACTCGACCCCTTCTTTCCAGCTCCACAACTTGAGCCCACCAGGCTGACATCCCCCCGTGGCTCCCACCCACTCCCTCATTGTCCCTCACTCCCTGGGACTCAGGTTCCGCATAGCACTAGAATCTGAGTGCTTGGGGGAGGACTCCGACGGGAAAGGCCTCAAGACCTGTGTGAACCAGAGAAAGTTGATAATGAGGAAAACAACCCACCTCTGCCAGTGAAACTCCTCGGGTGAATCATTTTCCCTTTCATAGAACTCTAGCCCAAGAGCCTCCATCTGAATTTCCCTCCAGTTtttttactagctgtgtgacccaaACCAGTTAcctctctgtgtgcctcagtttccccgtctgcaCCATGGGGGTAGCATTAGACCCACCTGACGGTGTTGTTCTGTTCATAGACAAACatggcctggcacatggtaagatGAATAgtcattattattccattttgctAGAACTGAAAGGACCTTAGGATCTCATCTAAACTTCTCACgttgcaggtgaggaaactgaggcctcgggggtggggggggtagtgCTTAGCCAGAGTCACACAATTGCTTAGAGGCAGACCCAAAAATAGCTCCCAAAAAAATCACGAATCTCAAGAGGTGCTGGAGGAGACCTCAAGAGATCGTCTGGTGGGCTTTGGCCTCAGACGAGCGATAGTGTGAGCCACATCTTACAGATAAAGCGGCTGAGGGCCAGAGGGGATAAGAGACATTCTCCTGAAGCTCTCGCCGTCCCTTTGCTGTGTCAGCACATTGCACCTGTCTCTAGGCCATGCTCACACCCTCCGCACAGAGGCACACAGCGTAGGGCAGGCCTGCCGGTCCCATTCAGTAAGTAACCAGAGACGTGAGACGCAGTGGGGACCGGAGTCTCTCCTAGACCACCAGTGATTTGTAGGCCACTGCTGAGAAAGCCCGAGTTAGATATCAAGGAATAACTTTCTGTGAGGGGGAAGACAGGATCCTCccagtctcctctctctctctcccacccttcccccatTTCCACATCCCCAGCAGCAGAGACTTCCTACATCTTGGGCATCCGTGTGCACCATGCCTGCCTCACCCAGAACTTGGTCCCTCTCCTGCCTTTGCCTCTGTGTCCCTCAGGCACCCTCTCTGACCCCTGTCCCTGGAACCTTCTGCCCCAGATCTGGTCCAGGCAGATAGATTTGAATGTTGCTAGATGGTTTATTCCCTTAACCGAGGGCCCTCCTGAGTTCGTAAGGGGGAGGCGCCAGTCTCCGTGGATGCCCGGGAGAATCCCGCACCTCCCTCCTAGCCCAGGGGGATGGGGTTGCATAAGGGGGGTTTGTACAGAACAGGGTAAGTGACTCAACCTCCGGATTTCCTCCTCTCAGCTCAAGACCACTGCCCCTTGACTTATTTTCAAGGTTCTGGGTGATGCGACCTTTGGTTGCTTCAGCATCAACCCCGAGCTGCTTTCCCACCGCTCGGAACTGGGTCttctcccagccccccaccacccTGCGGCTGCTCGGGGCGGGGGCCTGGCACCAGAGCTGGAGAAGAGTCACAACCCCACTGCGAGAAAAGAGCACACCTGGTCCCTTCTTGAGCACAAGTGGCGAGCATGCCCCCAAATCTCTGGCAGATCACGTCCCAGGGAGGTGACAGGTAGCCAGAGGTGGCACTTTCTGAATGAAGCTTTTAGGCTGACCTCAACTGGCGTGGGCCAAAGTAacttattcaacaagtatttgttgagcatctttcccgTGCCGGGCCCTTGCCAGGTGTCGAGAACACCGTGGTGACCAAGACAGACCCAGCTCTTAGCTGAATGGATGGGAAGAAAAAGGCAACAAACAGGTGCACTGGGTGTCTCCCTTTGCCGTTCTAGGTCCCCTCGACCCCTGGTCATCTGACTGTGCTCCAAGCACAGGGTAAAGTCCAGTGCTTATCCTCCAACTCTCTCCTGTCCAGGACGGGCACCCTCCACTGCCCCCTCCCACACAATGCCGCCCTTATGGTCTTGGGAGCAGTAATGGAGCCTGCTAGCTAGCCAGTTCCTGCATCATTCCTTGCAGCTTTTCCTCAGTCCCGTTCCTTCACGCCTCTGCAAAGCACCTGCAGTAAATTCATAAATTACTCCATTCAGGGAAACCAAATAAACAAGCAGGAAGGGAGGTTATTTTAGCTAgggtggtcaaggaaggcttctctgaggaggtgacattgaaGTTGAAACCTAAAAAATTTCAAGGAGGAGACAGATGTGCCAAATTGGGGGGAAGGCCTAAGACATCCaatgatcaagaaaaagaaaggaagccaagTGAGGCTGGCTgaatggaaaggaggaagaaagggataaGCAAGAAAATGTCTTCCTCTATCTAGAATGGAATTGCCAAGAACTTTCCATTTCCTCTCCGGGAGAGCTCAGTCCCTAAGAAACTGATGTGGGAAAGAGAGCAAGCTTCCAGCACCCAagccccttctcctgctcacccccacccccacagcagAGTTGCTGcagggaaagaagaggcagaaagaaggagCCCCAAGGCGCGAGTCCTCAGGACACGGTGACTTTAAGAAACAAGCAAATCAAGGTCCAAACGGCACATACATGCATTTCCATTGCTTTAGACTCCACAGTGGGCTCAGGCCCACTTTTCCTTCAGGAGCTGAGCGGGGGACCGGGATGGGAGTGCTGAGCTGAAAGTCAGGATCTCAGGCCTGGGGGAAGCGGCCAAGGAGAAGGAAGGCTGTTTGGTGATACCgggaagagagaggaagctgCCCAAGGTGAGCCTGCCAAGGTCAGTCCTGCAGTGGCTGCTTGTGAAAGCCGCTCTCCTGCTCGGTgcacacctccccaccccacccccctcggATTGCCACATGCCtgggcccccagggcccccaTCCCAGTGTTGCAAGATCCCGGTTGGGGTTGTGGGGGTGGAAAGGGGCCTCTTCACCTCCACCCCTACCCTGCGCCAGCCAGGGAGGGGGCTATGGGATGCAGGGGGCTGGATGGGAGATGCTGAAGCAGTGATAGCCAGGGCTGGCTGAGGGCCTGGGTGCCTCCTCTCTGACAGGCCAGTCACTTCCTGTCACCCTCGCTGGCCCCCAACAAGCACACCTCTCCTTTCAGCCTGTGCTGCTCCCAAATGGGAATGTTCCAGCTTGGACAGGACTCCTGGCTGGCCTCTGTCAGTGCAACTATAAGCAGGCCTGGCCCCAGAAAATCTTCAGTGGAAGAGGAGAAGTTCCCTCAGGCTACCCTGCTAGAGACTGTGGCGGGTATTCTCAGAGGAAAATGGTTGCCACTGGCCGTCAATTCTGACTTCCGGGATAGCGGAAGGGTCCTAGGACTTGGGAAAAGGCAGGCTTCCTAACCGGGAGAGCCCCACCTACAGAGCTGTGGCCTCCCCTTTGGTTTTAGAAACAGAGATCTGAGGTAGGTAGAGGCATGCCACCTACAGAATGGATCCCCCAAGCCCCCCAAGCCGGACTTCGCTGCGAGACCCCAAACTGCCCAAACTTCTGTTGCCCCCCACACCTAGCACCGCTGCCCCTGGCCAGGCCATCCCACCCTGCTGCAATCGGGACGGTTTGCAAAACGCCTGCTGGCTCCCGCTTTGTCACCATCTGAGGTTAGGGCTGCGCTCAGGAGATAAGCCCAGGCCCCACCCGCCATCCAGAGTGAGCCGGCGGGCCTGCTGCAATCGGGACGGTTTGCAAAACCCCTGCTCGCTCCAGCTCTGTCACCATCTGAGGTTAGGGCTGCGCCCCAAGATAAAGTCTAGCCCCGCCCACGGGCTGGGCCTCCAAACCTCTCA
This genomic interval carries:
- the CEBPE gene encoding CCAAT/enhancer-binding protein epsilon, which codes for MSHGTYYECEPRAGQQPLEFSGGRAGPGELGDMCEHEASIDLSAYIESGEEQLLSDLFAVKPAPEARGLKGPGTPAFPHYLPPDPRPFAYPPHTFGPDRKALGPGIYSSPGSYDPRAVAVKEEPRGPEGGRGASRGAYNPLQYQVAHCGQTAMHLPPALAAPSQPLRVLKAPVAAAAPPCSPLLKAPSPAGPSHKGKKAVNKDSLEYRLRRERNNIAVRKSRDKAKRRILETQQKVLEYMAENERLRSRVEQLTQELDTLRNLFRQIPEAANLIKGVGACS